In one Flavobacteriales bacterium genomic region, the following are encoded:
- a CDS encoding type II toxin-antitoxin system RelE/ParE family toxin — protein MKVVWSAWALRQVDEIHAWYSTEASPEVADRIVEDILAVTQLLEQFPFGGQLEPWLEHKGLGHRRVIAGNYKVVYRVHQDEV, from the coding sequence GTGAAGGTCGTTTGGTCGGCGTGGGCGCTGCGGCAGGTGGACGAGATCCACGCGTGGTACAGCACGGAAGCATCACCCGAGGTGGCCGACCGCATCGTGGAGGACATCCTTGCCGTAACGCAGCTGCTGGAACAATTCCCCTTCGGTGGCCAGCTGGAACCTTGGTTGGAGCACAAAGGGCTGGGGCATCGCCGCGTGATAGCTGGGAACTACAAGGTCGTTTACCGTGTACACCAGGATGAGGTGTAA
- a CDS encoding helix-turn-helix transcriptional regulator: MSEIPFRSLATAPTSLRLSENFDIRSIEQVLGGTDLVQALHRHDHYFLLVLTSGEGVHECDFRPHALAPHTIYAMRPGQVHRLVLKAGSTGHILQFKADFLATSEPGARLVLRRAGHLEACRTDAERYGELRMLLDRIARAYASQQEGHLHIVRAYLGAFLADLVLQAPVPAPVSGTKGYTQERLEELLELIEANVHRVKEVAAYAERMHLSTYQLNAIAKAGTGRTCSELITDQLILEAKRYLLATTDQVTQVADRLGYEDPSYFIRFFKKHTGHTPEGFRQNSR, encoded by the coding sequence ATGAGCGAGATCCCCTTCCGGAGCCTGGCCACCGCCCCCACCTCCCTGCGGCTCTCGGAGAACTTCGACATCCGCTCCATCGAACAGGTCCTGGGCGGCACCGACCTGGTGCAGGCCCTGCACCGGCACGACCACTACTTTCTGCTGGTGCTCACCAGCGGGGAGGGCGTGCACGAGTGCGACTTCAGGCCGCATGCGCTTGCGCCCCACACCATCTACGCCATGCGGCCGGGCCAGGTGCACCGGCTGGTGCTGAAGGCGGGCAGCACGGGCCACATCCTGCAGTTCAAGGCCGACTTCCTGGCCACGAGCGAGCCCGGCGCGCGGCTGGTGCTGCGCCGGGCCGGCCATCTGGAGGCCTGCCGCACCGATGCCGAGCGCTACGGTGAACTGCGGATGCTGCTGGACCGCATCGCTCGCGCGTACGCCTCCCAACAGGAGGGCCACCTGCACATCGTGCGCGCCTACCTGGGCGCCTTCCTGGCGGACCTGGTGCTGCAGGCGCCCGTGCCCGCGCCGGTGAGCGGCACCAAGGGCTACACGCAGGAACGGCTGGAGGAGCTGCTGGAGCTGATCGAGGCCAACGTGCACCGGGTGAAGGAGGTGGCCGCCTATGCGGAGCGCATGCACCTCTCCACCTACCAGCTGAACGCCATCGCGAAGGCCGGCACGGGCCGCACCTGCTCCGAACTGATCACGGACCAGCTGATCCTGGAGGCGAAGCGCTACCTGCTGGCCACCACCGACCAGGTGACCCAGGTGGCCGACCGCCTGGGCTACGAGGACCCCTCCTACTTCATCCGCTTCTTCAAGAAGCACACGGGGCACACGCCGGAGGGCTTCCGGCAGAATTCGCGGTAA
- a CDS encoding NAD(P)/FAD-dependent oxidoreductase, translating into MNRRHFLALGATAAGGALLPLRVLADPTPEPMNEHQHFDAIIVGGSYAGLAAGMALGRALRRVLIVDSGLPCNRQTPFSHNFITQDGVPPHRIAATARAQVERYATVAFRHGTVTAVSPTADGFDVHLEDGAAYRAKKLVFATGVRDLLPAIPGFAACWGISVLHCPYCHGYEVRDVATGVLGNGERGFELARLISNWTKDLTLFTNGPSTLSEAQAAKLRAHHIRIVESAIAELEHTQGQLQRIHFADGSAAAVHALYAMPAFEQHCTLPQQLGCALTDEGYLQVDPQQRTTVPGIYAAGDSTTRLRTVANAVASGTTAGMMLNKDLVTAEF; encoded by the coding sequence ATGAACAGACGGCACTTCCTCGCCCTGGGCGCCACGGCCGCCGGTGGCGCGCTGCTGCCGCTGCGGGTGCTGGCGGATCCAACACCTGAACCCATGAACGAGCACCAACATTTCGACGCGATCATCGTGGGCGGCAGCTACGCCGGCCTCGCCGCGGGCATGGCCCTGGGCCGTGCCCTGCGGCGCGTGCTGATCGTGGACAGCGGCCTGCCCTGCAACCGGCAGACACCCTTCTCCCACAACTTCATCACGCAGGATGGCGTGCCCCCGCACCGGATCGCCGCCACGGCACGGGCCCAGGTGGAACGCTACGCCACGGTGGCGTTCAGGCACGGAACGGTCACCGCGGTGTCCCCCACCGCCGATGGCTTCGATGTGCACCTGGAGGACGGTGCCGCGTACCGTGCGAAGAAGCTCGTCTTCGCCACGGGCGTGCGGGATTTGCTGCCGGCCATCCCCGGCTTTGCGGCGTGCTGGGGCATCTCGGTGCTGCACTGCCCCTACTGCCACGGCTACGAGGTGCGCGATGTGGCCACCGGCGTGCTGGGCAACGGCGAGCGGGGCTTCGAGCTCGCGCGCCTGATCAGCAACTGGACCAAGGACCTCACCCTGTTCACGAACGGACCGTCCACGCTGAGCGAGGCCCAAGCGGCCAAGTTGCGCGCGCACCACATCCGCATCGTGGAGTCCGCCATCGCGGAACTGGAGCATACGCAGGGGCAGCTGCAGCGCATCCACTTCGCGGATGGGTCGGCAGCGGCCGTCCACGCCCTATACGCCATGCCGGCCTTCGAGCAGCACTGCACCCTTCCCCAGCAGCTCGGTTGTGCGCTTACCGATGAAGGCTACCTCCAGGTGGACCCGCAGCAACGCACCACCGTGCCCGGCATCTACGCGGCGGGCGACAGCACCACGCGCCTGCGCACCGTGGCCAACGCGGTGGCCAGCGGCACCACGGCTGGCATGATGCTGAACAAGGACCTCGTCACCGCGGAATTCTGA
- a CDS encoding DUF4386 domain-containing protein, translating to MNTNIITKRHAVLTGLFFIAATVTAIIGLLLYKPVIDAADPIAAARSYAGRIGWGAFFEALLALANCVTAVMMLPVLSRVSPRLGPAYAMFRALEVVAIVVGAVSMLALGSIAGSLEPDASGALVVGRALVAVHDWTFVFGPHFFLGVNTLIYSVLFFRSGLVPRPLAVWGITGAALILFVGAIELLGVITPYSTTTMLLAMPIAVYEMVLAGRLIGKGFNVEVVG from the coding sequence ATGAACACGAACATCATCACGAAACGGCACGCCGTCCTCACCGGCCTGTTCTTCATCGCCGCCACGGTCACCGCCATCATCGGGTTGCTGCTGTACAAACCCGTGATCGATGCGGCCGATCCGATCGCCGCCGCCCGATCGTATGCCGGTCGCATCGGCTGGGGCGCGTTCTTCGAAGCGTTGCTCGCCTTGGCGAACTGCGTCACGGCCGTGATGATGCTGCCGGTGCTCAGCAGGGTATCGCCGCGCCTGGGACCTGCCTATGCGATGTTCCGCGCGCTGGAGGTGGTGGCCATCGTGGTGGGTGCCGTGAGCATGCTCGCGCTCGGCTCCATCGCCGGGTCGCTGGAGCCGGATGCATCGGGCGCGCTGGTGGTCGGCCGGGCCCTGGTCGCGGTCCACGACTGGACCTTCGTGTTCGGCCCGCACTTCTTCCTGGGGGTGAACACACTGATCTACAGCGTTCTCTTCTTCCGCTCCGGGCTGGTGCCGCGTCCGTTGGCGGTATGGGGCATCACCGGTGCGGCGCTCATCCTCTTCGTGGGCGCGATCGAACTGCTGGGGGTGATCACCCCGTACTCCACCACCACCATGCTGCTGGCGATGCCCATCGCGGTGTATGAGATGGTGCTGGCGGGACGCTTGATCGGGAAGGGGTTCAACGTGGAGGTTGTGGGGTGA
- a CDS encoding aminotransferase class V-fold PLP-dependent enzyme — MPVPCTLPDHDTLRAAYPAFTELSYLDTSSMGLMAASTVAAAQREHERLMREGSVRFFHWMYGGNTEVARTVAASVGGTEQGTALVQSFTVGLAQLAPLLKHRPKVLLVGHDYPTLHAPFALPGFQRVVMQPEADGTISLDTLRAALERERPQLVAISEVQWLTGFRIELTAVAELCRAFGAWSLVDITQSWCAVPLDVQAVGIDLVGASGYKWPLAGFGNGFMHLSEAVRAELQERNGVDPIAMLNAGHRDPVAVTRLQDALARITAIGPEQIVAHVSALCTYALDRFDAAGITVLHGRQPEQRAGILVLQGDEARVKRLEEQRVKVAYRGKGIRVGIHFYNNVQDIDRLVEVWGK, encoded by the coding sequence ATGCCCGTCCCCTGCACCCTCCCGGACCACGACACCCTGCGCGCCGCCTATCCCGCCTTCACAGAGCTGAGTTACCTGGACACCTCGTCCATGGGTCTGATGGCCGCGAGCACGGTAGCCGCTGCGCAGCGAGAGCACGAGCGGTTGATGCGTGAAGGGAGCGTGCGTTTCTTCCATTGGATGTACGGCGGGAACACCGAGGTGGCGCGCACCGTAGCGGCGAGCGTCGGCGGAACCGAACAAGGCACGGCGCTGGTACAGAGCTTCACCGTGGGCCTCGCCCAGCTGGCGCCCCTGCTGAAGCATCGCCCCAAGGTGCTATTGGTGGGCCACGACTACCCCACCCTGCACGCGCCCTTCGCGCTACCGGGTTTCCAGCGCGTGGTGATGCAGCCGGAGGCGGACGGAACGATCTCCCTCGACACCCTGCGCGCCGCCCTGGAGCGTGAGCGACCACAGCTGGTGGCCATCAGCGAGGTGCAGTGGCTGACGGGCTTCCGCATCGAACTCACTGCCGTGGCCGAACTGTGCCGCGCGTTCGGGGCGTGGTCGTTGGTGGACATCACGCAGTCGTGGTGCGCGGTGCCGCTGGATGTGCAGGCCGTCGGCATCGACCTCGTGGGCGCCAGCGGCTACAAATGGCCCCTAGCGGGCTTCGGCAACGGCTTCATGCACCTCTCGGAAGCGGTGCGTGCGGAGCTGCAGGAACGCAACGGCGTGGACCCCATCGCGATGCTCAACGCCGGGCACCGCGACCCCGTGGCCGTGACGCGGCTGCAGGATGCGCTGGCACGCATCACGGCCATCGGTCCCGAGCAGATCGTGGCGCATGTGAGCGCCCTGTGCACCTACGCGCTGGACCGCTTCGATGCGGCGGGCATCACGGTGCTGCACGGCCGCCAGCCGGAACAACGGGCGGGCATCCTGGTGCTGCAGGGCGATGAGGCCCGGGTGAAGCGCCTGGAGGAGCAGCGCGTGAAGGTGGCCTACCGCGGCAAGGGCATCCGGGTGGGCATCCACTTCTACAACAACGTGCAGGATATCGACCGGCTGGTGGAGGTGTGGGGGAAGTAG
- a CDS encoding ChaN family lipoprotein produces the protein MTMRIPIPYSLLLIVALLSGGHASAQLLPSYALFNARGGKVSHKQLLRTVAAADVVLFGELHNNAIAHWLQLEVARDLAARGGLVLGAEMIEADDQATLDRYLKGEIDQAAFDTLARLWKNHPTDYAPLVELAKERQLPFVAANVPRRYARAVSKGGFEALDTVPAEQRRFIAPLPIAFDPNLPGYVKMLAMMGDHATPNIVKAQALKDATMAHFILQALAPGKRFLHFNGTYHSDFHEGIGWYLKRARPDLKVVTIATITAPQLKKLPAESLGQADIILCVDEDVPGSY, from the coding sequence ATGACGATGCGCATCCCGATCCCCTACTCGCTCCTTCTCATCGTCGCGCTGCTTTCTGGTGGCCATGCGTCCGCCCAGCTGCTGCCCTCCTACGCCCTCTTCAACGCCAGGGGCGGCAAGGTGTCGCACAAGCAGCTGCTGCGCACGGTGGCCGCTGCCGATGTGGTGCTCTTCGGCGAGCTGCACAACAACGCCATCGCGCATTGGCTTCAGCTGGAGGTGGCACGCGACCTGGCAGCGCGCGGAGGGCTCGTGCTCGGCGCCGAGATGATCGAGGCCGATGACCAGGCCACCTTGGACCGCTACCTGAAGGGCGAGATCGACCAGGCCGCATTCGACACGCTGGCCCGCCTGTGGAAGAACCACCCCACCGACTACGCGCCGCTGGTGGAGTTGGCCAAGGAGCGCCAGCTGCCCTTCGTGGCGGCCAACGTGCCGCGCCGCTACGCCCGCGCCGTGAGCAAGGGCGGCTTCGAGGCCCTCGACACCGTACCCGCCGAGCAGCGCCGCTTCATCGCCCCGCTGCCCATCGCCTTCGACCCCAATCTGCCCGGCTACGTGAAGATGCTGGCCATGATGGGCGACCACGCCACGCCGAACATCGTGAAGGCCCAGGCCCTGAAGGATGCCACCATGGCCCACTTCATCCTGCAAGCACTCGCCCCGGGCAAGCGCTTCCTGCATTTCAATGGCACCTACCATTCCGACTTCCACGAGGGCATCGGCTGGTACCTGAAGCGCGCGCGGCCCGACCTCAAGGTGGTCACCATCGCCACCATCACCGCGCCGCAACTGAAGAAGCTGCCCGCGGAGAGCCTCGGCCAGGCGGACATCATCCTCTGCGTGGATGAGGATGTGCCAGGCTCGTACTGA
- a CDS encoding RNA-binding protein, giving the protein MNIYVGRLNHAITELHLELLFGHFGEVERAKVVTDPITGETRGFGFVEMKDARSATKAIDKLDGVKLEGTTLVVRPAHPAPHD; this is encoded by the coding sequence ATGAACATCTACGTGGGCAGGTTGAACCATGCCATTACCGAACTCCACCTCGAATTGCTCTTCGGCCATTTCGGCGAGGTCGAGCGCGCCAAGGTGGTCACCGATCCGATCACCGGGGAAACGCGTGGCTTCGGCTTCGTGGAGATGAAGGATGCGCGATCCGCCACCAAGGCCATCGACAAGCTGGATGGCGTGAAGCTGGAAGGGACCACCCTGGTGGTGCGTCCCGCTCATCCTGCGCCGCACGACTGA
- a CDS encoding alpha/beta fold hydrolase: MKRPSLLIALLFVSTSVDAQPPRPIGFADTLLFNDSLRYTAFGYDGPAPLFVQAWFPLDNPPVGVRLTYAQLRERMLEASLQRVHNELLFRMDSAFIEYCLRYPFDGDAPIDYTPFTEQQAKDSLFVLGTRAIKAELPMHGSRPVIVYHHGAQGLSDENAGMAEHFAANGFVFLSCNFHWPLENAMYGTPLTWEPDRSSIRTMLRFARQIANGGKVFCIGHSWGAQEGWCTLHEPGLADAFISLETTLEWKTDTAEVRDKWPHVLEAITTHRYPMPILLVADTEGEPPFPMFRGVRGDLRYLDPKQPFGHESFTSAYLLRLAGAGRFALPDREALQEQRELHAALLDELLAFLQAQAGMPSTIPQRPGGDPFLRY; the protein is encoded by the coding sequence ATGAAGCGACCTTCCCTGCTCATCGCCCTCTTGTTCGTGAGCACCAGTGTCGATGCGCAGCCTCCCCGTCCCATCGGCTTCGCGGACACGCTGCTCTTCAACGACAGCCTGCGGTACACGGCATTCGGCTATGATGGTCCGGCACCGCTCTTCGTGCAGGCCTGGTTCCCGCTGGACAACCCGCCGGTGGGCGTGCGCTTGACCTACGCCCAGCTTCGCGAGCGGATGCTGGAGGCATCACTGCAGCGCGTGCACAACGAACTGCTGTTCCGCATGGACAGCGCCTTCATCGAGTACTGCCTGCGCTACCCATTCGATGGCGATGCCCCCATCGACTACACGCCATTCACCGAACAGCAGGCGAAGGACAGCCTCTTCGTGCTGGGCACCCGTGCCATCAAGGCCGAATTGCCCATGCATGGGTCCAGGCCTGTGATCGTCTACCACCACGGCGCCCAAGGCTTAAGCGACGAGAACGCGGGGATGGCCGAGCACTTCGCGGCCAACGGGTTCGTCTTCCTCTCCTGCAACTTCCACTGGCCCTTGGAGAACGCCATGTACGGCACACCGCTCACGTGGGAGCCCGATCGCAGCAGCATCCGCACCATGCTGCGCTTCGCGCGACAGATCGCCAACGGGGGCAAGGTCTTCTGCATCGGCCACAGCTGGGGCGCGCAGGAGGGCTGGTGCACACTGCACGAACCGGGCCTTGCCGATGCCTTCATCAGCCTGGAGACCACCCTGGAATGGAAGACCGACACTGCCGAGGTGCGCGACAAATGGCCGCATGTGCTGGAGGCCATCACCACGCACCGCTACCCGATGCCCATCCTGCTGGTGGCCGATACCGAGGGCGAACCGCCCTTCCCGATGTTCCGCGGCGTGCGCGGCGACCTGCGCTACCTGGACCCCAAGCAGCCCTTCGGCCACGAGAGCTTCACCAGCGCCTACCTGCTGCGGTTGGCAGGAGCCGGGCGCTTCGCGCTGCCGGACCGCGAGGCCTTGCAGGAACAGCGCGAGCTGCACGCCGCCTTGCTCGATGAATTGCTCGCCTTCCTGCAAGCACAGGCCGGTATGCCTTCAACCATACCGCAACGCCCCGGAGGCGACCCCTTCCTCCGCTACTGA
- a CDS encoding SH3 domain-containing protein yields MRSIATLLLFTAVLAEAQDPVFVYHTPHAQYIFPEEADPAYVLFSDAPVHEQPAMEAPVVLKAAAGDLVQVLEATEDTLVLNGVMSHWYRVAFGDVEGWTWGGNLAQRTFGSQGDPTVKFVAGIDHVTPSDTGHYDFSYRLVAVKDRRELDRIVVRSFAWGFEEVLDHGHRGLRNVDDVITLAVPCVGGCGCTTGEVVVFWSGGRFHHVADLMGTPDGEFSENVGFVYPSDMEGEANTIVRVTSTYEEPEEEEEAEVPTNTITRILRKEYLHWDGTALVPSGRAMEERRYAMTLD; encoded by the coding sequence ATGCGTTCCATCGCAACCCTCCTGCTGTTCACCGCCGTGCTGGCCGAAGCGCAGGACCCGGTCTTCGTATACCACACACCCCACGCGCAATACATCTTCCCGGAGGAGGCCGATCCCGCCTATGTGCTGTTCAGCGATGCGCCCGTGCATGAGCAGCCTGCCATGGAAGCGCCCGTGGTGCTGAAGGCCGCGGCCGGTGACCTGGTTCAGGTGCTGGAGGCCACCGAGGACACCCTGGTCCTGAACGGGGTGATGAGCCACTGGTACCGCGTGGCCTTCGGCGATGTGGAAGGCTGGACCTGGGGCGGGAACCTGGCGCAGCGCACCTTCGGCAGCCAGGGCGACCCCACCGTGAAGTTCGTGGCCGGCATCGATCACGTGACGCCATCGGACACGGGGCACTACGACTTCAGCTACCGCCTCGTGGCGGTGAAGGATAGACGTGAACTCGACCGCATCGTAGTACGCAGCTTCGCGTGGGGCTTCGAAGAGGTACTCGACCACGGCCACCGCGGATTGCGCAACGTGGATGATGTGATCACGCTCGCGGTGCCCTGCGTGGGCGGCTGCGGCTGCACCACCGGCGAAGTGGTGGTGTTCTGGAGCGGCGGCCGCTTCCACCACGTGGCCGATCTGATGGGCACGCCCGATGGGGAGTTCAGCGAGAACGTGGGGTTCGTCTACCCGTCGGACATGGAGGGCGAGGCCAACACCATTGTGCGTGTGACCAGCACCTACGAAGAACCGGAAGAAGAGGAAGAGGCGGAGGTGCCCACGAACACCATCACCCGCATCCTGCGCAAGGAGTACTTGCACTGGGACGGCACGGCCTTGGTGCCCAGCGGCCGGGCGATGGAGGAGCGACGGTATGCGATGACGCTGGACTGA
- a CDS encoding DUF4062 domain-containing protein, whose translation MADIRTPDQRLRVFISSTIEELREERRAVREAVESLRLIPVFFEAGARPHPPRELYRAYLDQSDIFVGIYAGSYGWVAPEMTVSGLEDEYLLSGGRPQLIYIKDVPERDARLTRLLDSIRGSGAVSYQKFSTPAQLTEQLRNDLALLLSERFAAKRTVVTGVALPAMRSATIGRDAERAALRELLLRPDVGMVTLTGTGGTGKSHLALRVAHDVQPLMADGARFVALAPVARPEQVVPAIAAALGLVDSGADLLERIRTELAGRQLLLLMDNFEHVLDAAPVVGDLLDHAPRLKVLVTSRAPLHLVGEQVFTLAPLAEPPEQERDIARLMACPSVELFIHRARARAAQLPLDTANLQAVAALCRRLDGLPLAIELAAAHTKYLTPVALEQRMHRTLDLLERGPRDLPERQRTMRAAIGSSHELLVPGHRTFFRRLAVLSERWTIELAAAVTDAAALGLDAMDALEQLVDMGLVRVAPSGAHDADTGPRFQLLHVVREFALEELGAHGERDQAMERLRAWCMELVNESYVHASTDNVIPWMDRVEESYADLRMVIRAAMDRGDVPTVWTLVAHLNTFWLLRGYRGEALDWLRSTGLDTLAKDPDAFAEMPAILRGGVLFAAGTMCYYAEHLDVGVAYLERAVDCYAEPGIPPNLIFFAWLFLGMSRIGANDPLAGETMEQALRVARVTGDGFLVGLGLCFNHEIRMRAGQTELAAADLEEAERLARTHPRRLLHSSLHLAKGNLAMLMGNYAEAGREYALCLDSANSQRIAGTVGWALNGGGYCALLQGRVEEARTLFREGIEAARLGGYRAAMMAHWAGLAWALLLQGDAERAGLLFGAAEAQRSSIRYSPWRVTQSLFERVRAELEKAMAPDVLARSMAEGAALSMDEVLALASS comes from the coding sequence ATGGCCGACATCCGAACGCCCGATCAGCGCTTGCGCGTCTTCATCAGCAGCACCATCGAGGAGCTGCGCGAGGAGCGGCGCGCCGTGCGCGAGGCCGTGGAGTCGCTGCGCCTCATCCCCGTCTTCTTCGAGGCCGGTGCGCGTCCTCATCCGCCGCGCGAGCTATATCGCGCCTACCTCGATCAGAGCGACATCTTCGTGGGGATCTACGCGGGCAGCTACGGCTGGGTGGCACCGGAGATGACGGTGAGCGGCCTGGAGGATGAGTACCTGCTCTCCGGCGGGCGCCCGCAGCTCATTTACATCAAGGACGTCCCCGAGCGTGATGCCAGGCTCACCAGGCTGCTGGACAGCATCAGGGGGAGCGGTGCCGTGAGCTATCAGAAGTTCAGCACGCCCGCCCAGTTGACCGAGCAGCTGCGCAACGACCTCGCCCTGCTGCTCAGCGAGCGCTTCGCGGCGAAGCGCACCGTGGTGACGGGGGTCGCGCTGCCCGCCATGCGCAGCGCCACCATCGGCCGCGATGCCGAGCGCGCGGCGCTGCGGGAGCTGCTCCTGCGGCCCGATGTGGGCATGGTGACCCTCACCGGCACGGGCGGCACCGGCAAGAGCCACCTGGCCCTGCGCGTGGCGCATGACGTACAGCCGCTCATGGCGGACGGGGCACGCTTCGTGGCCCTGGCCCCCGTGGCACGGCCGGAACAGGTGGTGCCGGCGATCGCGGCAGCGCTGGGCCTCGTGGACAGCGGTGCGGACCTGCTGGAGCGCATCCGCACGGAGCTGGCCGGCCGGCAATTGCTGTTGCTCATGGACAACTTCGAGCACGTGCTCGATGCTGCACCCGTGGTGGGCGATCTGCTCGACCATGCTCCGCGGCTCAAGGTGCTGGTCACCAGCCGGGCGCCGCTCCACCTCGTGGGCGAGCAGGTCTTCACGCTGGCCCCGCTGGCCGAACCTCCGGAGCAGGAGCGCGATATCGCGCGCCTGATGGCCTGTCCCTCGGTGGAGCTCTTCATCCACCGCGCGCGGGCCCGTGCCGCGCAGCTCCCGCTCGACACGGCCAACCTGCAGGCCGTTGCCGCGCTCTGTCGCCGCCTGGATGGACTTCCGCTGGCCATCGAGCTCGCCGCCGCGCATACCAAGTACCTCACGCCCGTGGCCTTGGAGCAGCGCATGCACCGCACGCTGGACCTGTTGGAACGCGGCCCACGCGACCTGCCCGAACGGCAGCGCACCATGCGGGCCGCCATCGGGTCCAGCCATGAGCTGCTGGTACCCGGCCATCGGACCTTTTTCCGGCGGCTCGCCGTGCTGAGCGAGCGCTGGACCATTGAGCTGGCCGCCGCCGTGACCGATGCCGCCGCACTGGGGCTCGACGCCATGGATGCCCTCGAGCAGTTGGTGGACATGGGCCTGGTGCGCGTGGCGCCGAGCGGCGCGCACGACGCGGACACCGGTCCCCGATTCCAGCTCCTGCACGTGGTGCGTGAATTCGCCCTGGAGGAACTGGGCGCCCATGGCGAACGCGACCAGGCGATGGAGCGCCTGCGGGCCTGGTGCATGGAGCTCGTGAACGAATCCTACGTTCACGCCAGTACGGACAACGTCATCCCGTGGATGGACCGCGTGGAGGAAAGCTATGCGGACCTGCGCATGGTGATCCGCGCCGCCATGGACCGCGGCGATGTGCCCACCGTTTGGACCCTGGTGGCGCACCTCAACACGTTCTGGCTGCTGCGCGGCTACCGCGGCGAAGCGCTGGATTGGCTGCGGAGCACCGGGCTCGATACCCTGGCGAAGGACCCTGACGCTTTCGCGGAGATGCCCGCCATCCTGCGCGGTGGTGTGCTCTTCGCGGCCGGCACCATGTGCTACTATGCGGAGCATCTGGATGTGGGCGTGGCCTATCTGGAGCGGGCGGTGGATTGCTATGCGGAGCCGGGCATCCCGCCCAACCTCATCTTCTTCGCCTGGCTCTTCCTCGGCATGTCGCGCATCGGCGCCAATGACCCGCTGGCCGGTGAGACCATGGAGCAAGCACTGCGCGTGGCCCGGGTCACCGGCGATGGCTTCCTCGTGGGACTGGGGCTCTGCTTCAACCACGAGATCCGCATGCGCGCCGGGCAGACGGAGCTCGCGGCCGCGGACCTCGAGGAGGCGGAGCGCCTTGCGCGCACCCATCCACGGCGCCTGTTGCACAGCAGTCTGCACCTGGCCAAGGGCAACCTGGCCATGCTGATGGGCAACTACGCCGAAGCAGGCCGGGAGTACGCCCTGTGCCTTGATTCGGCCAACAGCCAGCGCATCGCCGGCACGGTGGGCTGGGCCTTGAACGGCGGCGGCTATTGCGCACTGCTGCAAGGGAGGGTGGAGGAGGCCCGGACCCTGTTCCGGGAAGGCATCGAAGCGGCCCGCTTGGGCGGCTACCGTGCGGCCATGATGGCGCACTGGGCCGGCCTCGCCTGGGCGCTGCTGCTGCAGGGCGATGCCGAGCGGGCTGGCCTGCTCTTCGGTGCGGCGGAGGCGCAGCGCAGCTCGATCCGCTACTCACCCTGGCGCGTGACGCAAAGTCTGTTCGAGCGCGTCCGTGCCGAGTTGGAGAAGGCCATGGCGCCCGATGTGCTGGCGCGCAGCATGGCCGAAGGCGCAGCGCTCAGCATGGATGAAGTGCTCGCCCTGGCGTCCTCCTGA